From Chryseobacterium sp. H1D6B, a single genomic window includes:
- a CDS encoding nucleotidyl transferase AbiEii/AbiGii toxin family protein, with protein sequence MLYKETVSDEMWELLQKLMKDENLKDFNLVGGTALALRLGHRLSVDIDLFTTKDFNSEMMLKYFQNTYGAKEKESRLYNNTVLTYIENIKVDIISHKYPLINPIEIQDGVRMISNEDIAAMKLHAIHQSGERYKDFVDMYFLLEHEPLKFYLEAYQRKYNKDPYWAVIGLNTHDKITSFDGVDILKHKQQDWKHIKKHLELATKNPLHKFAPEKKDLYVKVKKNRGLHR encoded by the coding sequence ATGTTATACAAAGAAACGGTAAGTGATGAGATGTGGGAACTTCTCCAAAAGCTCATGAAGGATGAAAACCTTAAAGATTTTAACCTTGTTGGAGGCACAGCGCTGGCATTGAGATTGGGACACAGATTATCGGTAGATATAGACCTGTTTACGACAAAGGACTTTAACTCGGAGATGATGCTGAAATATTTTCAGAACACCTACGGTGCAAAAGAAAAGGAAAGCAGGCTATATAACAATACCGTACTTACTTATATTGAAAACATAAAGGTAGACATCATTAGCCACAAATACCCTTTAATAAACCCGATAGAGATTCAGGATGGAGTTCGAATGATATCTAATGAAGATATCGCAGCAATGAAACTTCATGCAATCCATCAGAGTGGTGAGCGGTATAAGGATTTTGTAGATATGTACTTCTTACTGGAACATGAACCATTAAAATTTTATCTTGAAGCCTATCAGAGAAAATATAATAAAGATCCCTATTGGGCGGTAATAGGTCTGAATACACATGACAAGATTACCAGCTTTGATGGTGTAGATATACTAAAACATAAACAACAAGATTGGAAGCATATTAAAAAACACTTGGAATTAGCGACAAAAAATCCTTTACATAAATTCGCACCTGAGAAAAAAGATTTATATGTTAAGGTGAAGAAAAATAGGGGTTTACATAGGTAA
- a CDS encoding recombinase family protein: MKIGYARVSTKDQNLDLQIEALEKAGCKKIYQEKISGATKNRPELDKMIEQFREGDELYVWRLDRLGRSLKNIIDLVLSLSDKGIIIKGLVDGVDTSTINGRLFLNLMASLAEYERELIRERTNAGLQSARARGRTGGRPKGYKAETISKLLLLRSIYKDPTMRPEDIYKPLGLTRVTFYRYAKILDNHTDEEIKKMAAKK; encoded by the coding sequence ATGAAAATAGGATATGCCCGGGTTTCGACCAAAGATCAAAATTTGGATTTGCAAATTGAAGCTTTAGAAAAAGCAGGTTGTAAGAAAATTTATCAGGAAAAAATTTCAGGCGCAACAAAGAATCGTCCCGAACTTGATAAAATGATAGAGCAATTCAGAGAAGGTGATGAACTTTATGTTTGGAGATTAGACCGGTTAGGCAGAAGTTTAAAAAATATTATTGATCTTGTCTTAAGTTTGAGTGATAAAGGCATTATAATAAAAGGTCTTGTAGATGGTGTAGACACTTCCACAATTAATGGCAGACTATTTCTAAATCTTATGGCTTCCTTAGCTGAATATGAAAGAGAATTAATTAGAGAAAGAACTAACGCAGGATTGCAATCTGCAAGAGCTAGAGGAAGAACAGGAGGGAGGCCAAAGGGATATAAAGCAGAAACAATTTCAAAGCTACTACTTCTACGTTCAATTTATAAAGATCCAACAATGCGTCCCGAAGATATTTACAAACCTTTGGGATTGACCAGGGTAACATTTTATAGATATGCTAAGATTCTAGATAATCATACTGATGAAGAAATAAAAAAGATGGCTGCTAAAAAATAA
- a CDS encoding recombinase family protein, with product MKTAYLYVRVSMDEQKRKGYSLPEQDDRLLKYCRYNNIEVKGIYREDFSAKNFNRPEWKKLFLTIKHKSPKEEVNILFIKWDRFSRNVEYAYEMIGMLRKYGTTAMAIDQPVDLLWSYINKY from the coding sequence ATGAAAACAGCCTATTTATATGTCCGTGTAAGTATGGACGAACAAAAAAGAAAAGGATATTCCTTACCTGAGCAGGATGATAGGTTATTGAAATATTGTAGATATAACAATATTGAAGTGAAGGGGATTTATCGTGAAGATTTCTCAGCTAAGAATTTCAATCGGCCTGAATGGAAAAAGCTATTCTTAACAATTAAGCACAAATCACCAAAGGAAGAAGTTAATATATTGTTTATTAAATGGGATCGTTTTAGTCGCAATGTTGAATATGCCTATGAAATGATAGGTATGCTTAGAAAATATGGAACAACAGCAATGGCTATTGATCAGCCTGTAGATTTATTGTGGTCTTATATCAATAAATATTAA
- a CDS encoding PIN domain-containing protein — protein MKYMFLDTNIFLHFKFFDQIKWNEIVKDEFKIMLAPTVIDELDKHKRNTNSKIANRAKKALNRIDQILEEIVPSYPIEYLSQKPDNSTLSKFNLQREEQDDCIIATILEFKERDNGKEIIFVTNDTGPKLKSKSYGIQTIKLTEEYLMPNEKTEVEKQLASLIAENNNLKNKIPKINLTFAHGEVVLKHHFEQYKIDRQSFVNDEYDREKVRLRPIPDRNSDSERATSLNDENLTPLQRAVNNANLNFGFNRLSQEQIDVYNKDLRNYYDEYLQYLCEKYEYDQYLSLLFPINLELLNTGNFPAEDIDVWLHFPDGFVLYNPEESRTEPIPPLEPFRPQNMFDHPRINFMDLYPASNIKSASNIQLANFSNSGIPDIRQTNSYEVEYRFGSLKHNQSLKLSTLIVEFSSFSEIKSFSLDYKIMVGNIPNLLEGKLNISLTK, from the coding sequence ATGAAATATATGTTTCTTGACACCAATATCTTTTTACACTTTAAATTTTTTGACCAGATAAAATGGAATGAAATTGTCAAAGACGAATTTAAAATAATGCTGGCTCCCACAGTCATTGATGAACTTGATAAGCACAAACGAAATACAAACAGTAAAATTGCCAACCGTGCAAAAAAAGCTCTCAATAGAATAGATCAAATATTGGAAGAAATTGTTCCATCTTATCCAATAGAATATCTAAGTCAAAAACCTGACAACAGCACCCTTTCCAAATTTAATTTACAAAGGGAGGAACAAGACGACTGTATTATTGCGACAATATTGGAATTCAAAGAGAGAGACAACGGCAAAGAAATTATTTTTGTCACCAACGATACGGGTCCAAAACTTAAATCTAAGTCTTATGGTATTCAAACAATAAAGCTGACAGAAGAGTATTTAATGCCCAATGAAAAGACCGAAGTAGAAAAGCAACTTGCCAGCTTAATTGCGGAAAACAATAATCTGAAGAACAAAATCCCTAAAATAAATTTGACATTTGCCCATGGTGAAGTTGTCTTAAAACACCACTTTGAGCAGTACAAAATTGATCGACAATCTTTTGTGAATGATGAATATGATAGGGAAAAGGTTAGGCTGAGACCGATTCCTGACAGAAATTCCGATTCCGAAAGAGCCACATCGCTCAATGACGAAAATCTGACACCTCTGCAAAGAGCCGTCAACAATGCCAATTTGAATTTTGGATTCAACAGATTGAGCCAAGAGCAGATCGATGTTTACAATAAAGATCTTAGGAATTATTACGACGAATATTTGCAATATCTATGCGAAAAATACGAATATGACCAATATCTTTCGTTGCTCTTTCCCATTAATTTGGAATTATTGAATACGGGTAATTTTCCAGCAGAAGATATAGATGTTTGGTTGCACTTTCCGGATGGCTTCGTACTTTATAATCCTGAAGAAAGTAGGACCGAACCGATTCCGCCCTTAGAGCCTTTCCGACCACAAAACATGTTTGATCATCCACGAATTAATTTTATGGATTTATATCCTGCGAGCAACATTAAATCTGCAAGCAATATTCAACTAGCTAACTTCTCAAATTCAGGAATTCCGGATATCAGACAAACCAACAGCTATGAGGTAGAATATAGATTCGGATCATTGAAGCACAATCAAAGCCTCAAATTAAGTACCCTGATCGTGGAATTCTCTTCGTTTTCAGAAATTAAAAGCTTTTCTTTAGATTATAAAATTATGGTGGGCAACATCCCAAATTTACTAGAAGGAAAACTGAATATATCATTAACCAAATAA
- a CDS encoding T9SS type A sorting domain-containing protein — protein MRKKLLSLFPFFIGFLGFSQTEVYFKYDEAGSQRYRGPETGAKQTPEAVSKAQSKTTSSALSMAMDEKTFWKQIRLYPVPVKDVLTIDWTEEADGLIESVSLYQHSTVHWKFQQQNIPDLNKQLKINMSGYDRGVYVLRFTLKDGRVFGKNITKR, from the coding sequence ATGAGAAAAAAATTACTTTCCCTATTCCCTTTCTTCATAGGATTTTTAGGGTTTTCCCAAACCGAAGTCTACTTTAAATACGATGAGGCAGGCAGCCAGCGGTACCGGGGTCCGGAGACGGGTGCAAAGCAGACGCCAGAAGCTGTTTCAAAAGCTCAATCTAAAACTACATCTTCAGCCCTATCTATGGCTATGGATGAGAAAACATTCTGGAAGCAGATTCGCCTGTATCCTGTTCCGGTCAAAGATGTGCTGACGATCGACTGGACAGAAGAAGCCGACGGATTAATAGAATCTGTTTCTTTATACCAGCACAGCACAGTCCACTGGAAATTCCAGCAGCAGAATATTCCTGATCTGAATAAGCAGCTTAAAATCAATATGTCAGGATACGACCGGGGCGTTTATGTACTGCGGTTTACTCTAAAGGACGGGAGGGTTTTCGGTAAAAACATAACCAAAAGATAA
- a CDS encoding DUF3408 domain-containing protein produces the protein MEEQKSNHKKKPGLPELSKFDLLDLILEPKEPNPEGSIVPEAKNTGEDKAPAGSGSRTIPAISQGRSKSSVQSSYESLFLQGRNISGSQGKVVYIHPDFHRRITRIIQIVGEDKISLFTYLHHILEHHFKLFEKEITADYNRKNNEPIL, from the coding sequence ATGGAAGAACAGAAATCTAATCACAAGAAAAAGCCGGGACTGCCTGAATTAAGCAAGTTCGATCTATTGGATTTAATACTTGAACCTAAAGAACCAAATCCTGAAGGCTCAATCGTCCCAGAAGCAAAAAATACAGGAGAGGACAAAGCTCCGGCCGGTTCAGGCAGCAGAACGATACCCGCCATTTCGCAGGGCAGATCTAAAAGCTCCGTTCAAAGCAGCTACGAGTCTCTTTTTCTGCAAGGCAGAAATATTTCGGGAAGCCAAGGGAAGGTTGTCTATATACATCCCGATTTTCACAGGAGGATCACGCGCATCATTCAGATAGTTGGAGAAGATAAAATCAGTCTGTTCACTTATCTCCATCATATACTGGAACATCATTTCAAGCTTTTTGAAAAGGAAATCACAGCAGATTATAATAGGAAGAACAATGAACCTATCTTATAA
- the mobA gene encoding conjugal transfer protein MobA has protein sequence MEQRKNNNYRNAGRKPKTDPSIHRHVFRLTDGENARFLSLFEASGVANKAKFIISALFGKKIKTVKIDMALIDYHTRLTNFYGQFRAVGVNYNQIVKILYRNFSEKKAAAYLYKLEKQTIEMAALSREIIRLTQEFEEKHLQKEG, from the coding sequence ATGGAACAGAGAAAAAATAATAATTACAGAAACGCCGGCAGGAAACCTAAGACCGATCCCAGTATCCACCGCCATGTTTTCCGTCTCACTGACGGAGAGAATGCCAGATTCCTGTCGCTTTTTGAAGCATCTGGCGTGGCCAATAAAGCAAAATTTATTATTTCTGCTTTGTTCGGAAAGAAAATTAAAACTGTAAAGATTGATATGGCCTTGATAGATTATCACACAAGGCTGACCAATTTTTACGGGCAGTTCCGTGCTGTCGGAGTCAATTATAACCAGATAGTAAAGATATTGTACCGTAATTTTTCCGAAAAAAAAGCTGCTGCTTATCTCTATAAACTGGAAAAACAAACTATAGAAATGGCAGCATTAAGCCGGGAAATCATCCGCCTGACTCAGGAATTTGAAGAAAAACATCTGCAAAAAGAAGGGTGA
- a CDS encoding RHS repeat-associated core domain-containing protein, which yields MKFYTQKIKVFFSILLAGIPFSGFSQTAPQQKFHDTKGNIEVTGAGQLQYTLAVDLPPGVKAAAPSVSLIYTSGGQNGLAGYGWNLSGVTSISRSGRNLEKDGISKGVQLDYSDYYSFNGQRLILKSGEYGKDGAEYVTEKYSNIKIKSIGAVTGHPWQGPEYWEVTYEDGSQAWYGAAAAGSSPARTPIDYNIVKSKDISGNYITYNYILDGNLSVISSIQWGGNEAQNTQHFNIVEFVFGARPMSETAYIKGTGFSQTKLLESISVSTNNKQFKKYNLTYKKDLQETAYRYLDKIIVLNSKNEEANPVIFTYEKSMDLPNPNINTWSARSVVNHDLVKDLFGDFDGDGRLDLIKYHPSTGTNIPQTGLYIYKNFYNDAAPNTPPMYLGNSISENEIKEAVAVNLKKNNLIHNRQGFVTKKLVANLSSSTSDLELSFYGITENNQVVLDYKKVIPNADYDNSTGNPLEGTRTTVTGLKNVDFNGDGLSELILQLNDKTCTGGGTVDPAKLPVKCKDLKRYYAVDPDESIQGSQWYYPLELYPDYDQTDKDVLTIYKPGDFNGDGLFDFLKIDQYKYGLLVTFSKNSLGQYESSIIPFNSSNGAFKGIVEDGVVGDYNGDGLSDIMIPDSNDSELWYLYTSTGNTFKEETRNFKRQKKTRTISQDANQNIAVGNPRTFVAFDINNDGKTELISLQSSRYYQKEYVQDNPNLGVKYRATSGCSVDVLSTFGGGGDLLYSDLTFGSVVYLNSGNIDAVLAPWISDKIGLPADHLAGAMLKRAALMSIVTNSEGYLSMLYHKYYDISMEGRIKSISQGGITTDVTYKQLDKIINPGLYDNSAVQNYPYVEINQASGMYVVSQLTQSTASDKLLKQDFRYRGLTSNILGRGMIGFRKTVRSSWYADGYENTKIWSGLETDPLNDGIPVKEWSVRTNNEADIFPADVSENNTQLLSFKSTAYQIDKILNGQIVTTITDADKPKVVTAVIPVSSRGKDFLTNTTAESKITYGAYYLPAANVSKINNNYAVTVSAYEYSHNPSGTGPDYFIGRLKSKAETGQAYNDSRSAKSEYTYDNNMVKTIKTWNRDNSGYLLETYSYDGFGNMIQKVTGSSIDAQSETTMTGYDNKGRFAVNKTDNLGLISSFAYNDFGQILTQTDPLQNVITNTYDDWGKLLSFHSNLSGTASYLYERDSSSNIIITQNDPDGNVSKKYTNKLGQQYKAVTKAFGQGVFVSKEIQYDILGRQIKESEAYFEGQSAGQWNTISYDDTVYPAKVTAVEFTGKQMETSVSGLTTTVKELNGYGRTTSKTNDALGNVISSTDKGGTVQFSYNAAGEQIKAQYAENIVATKYDSWGRKSEFNDPSNGVYKYEYNGFGQPKKIISPKGTKDYIYNNSGQLITQNEISTADGGQATNKTISFTYDNIGRIITKSGTSKGQAYSTNVAYDPHGRISSLSESSSGKSYIQNEIEYDDFGRIISYTKKLSSSGVMTGVNIINVYSPWNGELVQIKDKSGILLWELKEANAKGQVQKTRLGAADVINIFDAAGFLRNISHSSAAEPGILNIDYQFNAVKNELETRNTLGGFNILEKFVYDGNNRLIRWTNPVTGEVSENIYDIKGRITFNNQVGTMKYGNTAKIYQPTGMTLNAAGEQNYTNNLIQSIIYNENNDPVFIDGEKGDAAFQYGLTNMRQRVTYGGNFSSDGEGKFTKFYSEDGSFEVVKNNITNEEKHVLFIGGTPYESNIVYLKNFEESSGSYKFLHKDYSGSILAVTDEAGNKLEQRHFDAWGNLTHLQIGSKAVMTGAGITDYLSEEILLVDRGYTSHEHFMETGIIHMNGRLYDPLLRRFLNADENIQDPSNTQNYNKYGYVMNNPLMYNDPNGEFLMWLAGAFAGGYLNGVQANGSWNPGKWNWEKTWGAVLGGAIGGAAISGALGNIANNGGAIKSFLPGLVSGGLSSAFNGSNFLGGAIGGISYNGNLFDNKITSTDMTGYGYSISEMVINDSNTLNEATEAEFSMKTVKRLDDLRYKNQFIRGAYHIVDGTNDLSQHLRDSGYSYGSSKNLLMNGSGAEIWGLTEMVTNKGRVVWQRIYLPKGAFVSLEQLDLTMGHEIFHSILNNAGLFDEIGGILNRRDSVHENFTGKWEDNYIKFRGWQKLGLSQASQINSVEADNSLKSLIEKIIPIYNNYLKSTLK from the coding sequence ATGAAATTTTACACACAAAAAATAAAAGTATTTTTTTCTATTCTTTTAGCAGGCATTCCGTTCTCAGGCTTTTCCCAGACAGCACCGCAGCAGAAGTTTCACGATACCAAAGGAAACATTGAGGTTACCGGAGCGGGACAGCTTCAATACACGCTGGCTGTCGATCTTCCTCCCGGAGTAAAAGCTGCAGCTCCATCCGTCAGCCTGATATATACGAGCGGAGGGCAGAACGGACTTGCAGGTTACGGATGGAATCTTTCCGGAGTCACATCAATTTCCAGATCAGGCAGAAATCTTGAGAAAGACGGAATCAGCAAAGGAGTACAGCTGGATTATTCTGACTATTACAGTTTTAACGGCCAGAGATTAATACTTAAATCCGGAGAATACGGTAAGGACGGCGCAGAATATGTGACTGAGAAGTATTCCAATATAAAGATTAAATCTATCGGTGCAGTTACAGGCCACCCTTGGCAGGGTCCAGAATACTGGGAAGTCACTTATGAGGACGGCTCTCAGGCATGGTATGGAGCAGCGGCGGCAGGGAGCAGTCCTGCGAGAACCCCTATCGATTATAATATTGTAAAGTCGAAAGACATCAGCGGTAATTACATTACATACAACTACATTTTAGACGGTAATCTATCAGTAATCAGCAGTATCCAGTGGGGCGGAAATGAAGCTCAGAACACCCAGCATTTTAATATAGTGGAGTTTGTTTTTGGAGCAAGACCCATGTCTGAAACAGCCTATATAAAAGGCACTGGTTTTTCCCAGACAAAACTGCTAGAATCCATTAGTGTTTCAACAAACAATAAACAATTTAAGAAGTATAATCTAACTTATAAAAAAGATTTACAGGAAACGGCTTACAGATATCTTGATAAGATAATTGTTTTAAACAGTAAAAATGAAGAGGCAAATCCAGTAATTTTCACCTATGAGAAGTCGATGGATCTTCCTAATCCAAACATTAATACCTGGAGCGCAAGGAGTGTTGTCAATCACGATTTAGTAAAAGATTTATTTGGTGATTTCGACGGAGACGGAAGACTCGATCTGATTAAGTATCATCCCTCAACAGGTACCAATATTCCACAGACAGGGTTATATATTTATAAGAATTTTTATAATGATGCCGCACCTAATACACCGCCGATGTACTTAGGAAATTCAATAAGCGAAAACGAAATTAAAGAAGCCGTAGCAGTTAATTTAAAAAAGAATAATCTTATTCATAACCGGCAGGGATTTGTAACAAAAAAACTTGTCGCAAACCTTTCCTCATCCACATCTGACCTGGAGCTGTCATTTTATGGCATTACAGAAAATAATCAGGTGGTCCTGGATTATAAAAAAGTTATTCCCAATGCAGATTATGACAATTCTACAGGAAATCCTCTAGAAGGAACAAGGACGACCGTTACCGGGTTAAAAAATGTTGATTTCAATGGAGACGGTTTGAGTGAACTGATTTTACAGCTGAATGACAAAACGTGTACGGGAGGCGGTACAGTCGATCCTGCTAAACTGCCGGTTAAATGTAAAGACCTTAAAAGATATTATGCTGTTGATCCTGATGAGTCGATTCAAGGCAGCCAGTGGTATTATCCGCTGGAGCTTTATCCAGACTATGATCAGACAGACAAAGACGTACTGACAATTTACAAACCTGGTGACTTTAACGGTGACGGCCTATTTGATTTCTTGAAAATAGATCAGTATAAGTACGGATTACTGGTTACTTTTTCAAAGAATTCTCTAGGTCAGTATGAATCCAGCATTATACCTTTTAATTCAAGTAATGGAGCTTTTAAGGGAATTGTGGAAGACGGTGTAGTCGGAGATTATAACGGAGACGGATTAAGTGATATTATGATTCCAGATTCAAACGATTCTGAGCTTTGGTATCTCTATACATCTACAGGAAACACATTTAAAGAAGAAACCAGAAATTTTAAAAGGCAGAAAAAGACCAGAACAATTAGTCAGGATGCAAATCAAAATATCGCTGTGGGCAATCCCAGAACTTTTGTTGCTTTTGATATTAATAATGACGGAAAAACAGAACTTATAAGTCTTCAATCAAGCAGATATTATCAAAAAGAATACGTTCAGGATAATCCGAATCTGGGTGTAAAATACCGGGCAACTTCAGGCTGCTCTGTTGATGTTCTATCAACTTTTGGAGGAGGCGGTGATCTGCTTTATAGTGATCTCACGTTCGGTTCAGTCGTTTATCTTAATTCAGGCAATATCGATGCTGTATTAGCTCCATGGATCTCAGATAAAATCGGGCTTCCGGCGGATCATTTAGCAGGAGCAATGTTAAAAAGAGCGGCATTAATGTCTATCGTCACTAATAGTGAAGGGTATCTGTCTATGTTATATCATAAATATTACGATATCTCAATGGAAGGCCGTATTAAAAGTATTTCACAGGGAGGGATTACTACTGACGTCACTTACAAGCAGCTGGATAAAATCATAAATCCAGGATTGTATGATAATTCCGCTGTCCAAAACTATCCTTATGTTGAAATTAATCAGGCTTCGGGAATGTATGTGGTTTCTCAATTAACCCAAAGTACGGCTTCAGATAAATTATTAAAGCAGGATTTCAGGTACAGGGGACTGACCTCCAATATCCTCGGACGGGGAATGATCGGCTTCAGGAAAACAGTCCGTTCTTCATGGTATGCTGACGGATATGAAAATACTAAGATCTGGTCAGGATTGGAAACTGACCCGCTGAATGACGGTATTCCTGTAAAAGAATGGTCAGTCAGAACTAATAATGAAGCAGATATATTTCCTGCTGACGTTTCCGAAAATAATACACAGCTGCTGAGCTTTAAATCTACAGCATATCAAATTGATAAAATTCTAAACGGCCAGATAGTAACAACTATTACTGATGCAGATAAACCTAAAGTAGTTACTGCAGTTATTCCTGTATCAAGCAGAGGAAAAGATTTTTTAACCAATACTACAGCTGAGAGTAAAATCACTTATGGAGCCTATTATCTGCCGGCAGCCAATGTTTCAAAGATCAATAACAATTACGCAGTAACTGTTTCAGCTTATGAGTACAGCCATAATCCATCTGGAACGGGCCCCGATTATTTTATCGGACGTCTAAAATCAAAAGCTGAGACCGGACAGGCCTACAATGACTCACGATCTGCTAAAAGCGAGTATACTTATGATAACAATATGGTAAAAACCATTAAAACATGGAACCGGGATAACAGCGGTTATTTACTTGAAACATACAGCTACGACGGTTTTGGGAACATGATCCAAAAGGTAACAGGCAGCAGTATAGATGCCCAATCCGAAACAACAATGACTGGATATGATAATAAAGGTAGATTTGCAGTAAATAAAACTGATAATTTAGGCTTAATAAGCAGCTTTGCCTATAATGATTTCGGTCAGATCCTTACTCAGACCGACCCCCTTCAGAACGTTATTACCAATACATACGACGACTGGGGCAAGCTGCTCTCCTTTCATTCAAACTTATCGGGAACAGCATCATATCTGTATGAAAGAGACAGCAGTTCAAATATTATAATTACTCAGAATGACCCTGACGGCAATGTATCAAAAAAGTACACAAACAAGCTTGGGCAGCAATATAAAGCCGTAACCAAAGCTTTCGGACAAGGCGTATTTGTTTCTAAAGAAATTCAATACGATATATTAGGCAGGCAGATTAAAGAGTCTGAAGCTTATTTTGAAGGACAGAGTGCCGGCCAGTGGAATACTATTTCATATGACGATACCGTTTATCCTGCAAAAGTAACTGCTGTTGAGTTTACCGGGAAACAAATGGAAACTTCCGTCTCCGGCTTGACAACAACTGTAAAAGAACTTAACGGTTATGGAAGAACTACATCAAAAACTAATGATGCCTTGGGTAATGTAATTTCTTCAACAGATAAAGGAGGAACGGTTCAGTTTTCTTATAATGCGGCAGGAGAACAGATTAAAGCACAGTATGCTGAAAATATAGTTGCCACAAAATATGATTCCTGGGGAAGAAAATCAGAGTTTAATGATCCGTCAAACGGGGTTTACAAATATGAATACAACGGATTCGGACAGCCTAAGAAGATTATAAGCCCGAAAGGAACTAAAGATTATATTTACAATAATTCAGGACAGCTTATTACCCAAAACGAAATCTCCACAGCAGATGGAGGGCAGGCCACGAATAAAACCATTTCTTTTACCTATGACAATATAGGCCGTATAATTACCAAAAGCGGTACTTCTAAAGGACAGGCCTATAGTACAAATGTGGCATATGATCCGCATGGCAGGATTTCATCTTTGTCAGAAAGCAGCAGCGGTAAATCTTATATACAGAATGAAATTGAATATGATGATTTTGGACGGATAATTTCGTACACAAAAAAATTATCTTCTTCCGGAGTCATGACAGGCGTAAATATCATAAACGTATACAGCCCTTGGAACGGGGAATTAGTACAGATAAAAGATAAATCAGGAATACTGCTTTGGGAGCTGAAGGAAGCTAATGCCAAAGGACAGGTTCAAAAAACCAGACTGGGGGCGGCAGATGTCATTAACATTTTTGATGCTGCCGGCTTCCTCCGGAACATAAGCCATTCTTCTGCTGCGGAACCCGGCATTTTGAATATTGATTATCAATTCAATGCCGTTAAGAATGAACTGGAAACCAGAAATACATTAGGCGGTTTTAATATTTTGGAAAAATTCGTTTATGACGGCAATAACCGTCTGATCAGATGGACAAATCCAGTTACAGGGGAAGTTTCTGAAAATATCTATGACATCAAAGGAAGGATAACCTTTAATAATCAGGTAGGAACGATGAAGTACGGAAATACTGCCAAGATATACCAGCCTACAGGAATGACTCTTAATGCAGCCGGAGAACAAAACTATACCAATAATCTGATTCAGAGTATTATATATAATGAAAACAATGACCCTGTGTTTATTGACGGAGAGAAAGGAGATGCTGCATTTCAATATGGTTTAACTAATATGAGGCAGCGGGTTACTTACGGAGGTAATTTCAGCAGTGACGGAGAAGGTAAATTTACCAAGTTTTACAGTGAAGACGGAAGTTTTGAAGTGGTAAAAAATAATATCACTAATGAGGAAAAACATGTTCTGTTCATCGGAGGCACGCCTTATGAGTCAAATATTGTATATTTGAAAAACTTTGAGGAGAGCAGCGGATCTTATAAATTTTTGCATAAGGATTATTCTGGAAGTATTTTAGCGGTCACTGATGAAGCTGGAAATAAGCTGGAGCAGAGACATTTCGATGCCTGGGGAAATTTAACGCATCTTCAGATCGGAAGTAAAGCTGTTATGACTGGAGCTGGGATTACTGACTACCTGTCAGAAGAGATATTATTAGTTGACCGGGGCTACACCAGCCATGAACATTTCATGGAAACAGGCATTATCCACATGAACGGCAGGCTGTATGACCCGCTTCTGAGAAGATTCTTAAATGCCGATGAAAATATACAGGATCCTTCTAATACCCAGAATTACAATAAGTACGGTTATGTGATGAATAACCCGCTTATGTATAATGACCCTAACGGGGAGTTCTTAATGTGGCTGGCAGGGGCTTTCGCAGGCGGATACCTAAACGGGGTCCAGGCAAACGGATCGTGGAATCCCGGAAAATGGAATTGGGAAAAAACATGGGGTGCAGTATTGGGCGGAGCAATTGGCGGAGCCGCTATTTCAGGAGCTTTAGGAAATATTGCCAATAATGGGGGTGCAATTAAAAGCTTTTTACCGGGGCTTGTTTCAGGAGGTTTAAGCTCTGCATTTAACGGGTCTAATTTCCTAGGAGGAGCTATTGGGGGAATATCTTATAATGGCAATTTATTTGATAATAAAATCACCTCGACGGATATGACTGGCTATGGATACAGTATAAGTGAAATGGTTATTAATGATAGTAATACATTAAATGAAGCTACTGAGGCAGAATTTTCTATGAAGACGGTAAAAAGATTAGATGACTTACGTTATAAAAACCAATTTATAAGAGGTGCATACCACATTGTAGATGGTACCAATGACTTGAGCCAGCATTTAAGAGATAGTGGATATTCTTATGGCAGCAGTAAAAATCTTCTAATGAATGGAAGCGGAGCAGAGATATGGGGTTTAACAGAAATGGTGACGAATAAAGGCAGAGTAGTCTGGCAAAGAATTTATTTGCCAAAGGGGGCATTTGTGAGTTTAGAACAATTAGATTTAACCATGGGACATGAGATTTTCCATTCCATACTTAATAATGCTGGGCTTTTTGATGAAATCGGTGGTATTCTAAATAGAAGAGATTCTGTTCATGAAAACTTTACTGGTAAGTGGGAAGATAACTATATTAAGTTTAGGGGCTGGCAAAAACTGGGATTAAGCCAAGCTTCACAGATAAATAGTGTAGAAGCTGATAATAGTTTGAAATCGTTAATTGAAAAAATAATACCTATCTATAATAACTACTTAAAAAGCACCTTAAAATGA